The nucleotide sequence GAGCAGAAACTTTATGGAAAAACCATAGATATATCTGAAACAGGTATATCTATAAAATTAGAAAAACCTATTTGTATAGATCCAAATGAAAATTACAGTATAGGAGTAAAGACAGCTAGAAATTCAGCTGAATTTTCAGGAAAAATAGTTAGAGTTGATAATTTTAAAGATGGTCATAAATACGCGTTTAACATTACTGAAATTGATGAGAAAAACTTTTCAGAGTTAATACTAATACTATATGATAGAGTACCTCCGTCTCCTGAAAAGCAAAAAAGAGACTATATGACTGTTAATGTATTAAGAAATATAATAAATAGGAAAAAAAGGATTGTACCGTTAAATAGAAAACTTCCAAGAGTCAAAATTGACAAAAAAGTAAAAATATTAGTTTCAAAAAATGAAGAAGGAATACATGTGGTGGATTTTAATTACATGTATATTGCAGTTAAATGTGTGCAGGAATACGATAGTTTTATTCTTCCATTATCAGAGAAATTTAATATTAATCTTAATTGCACCTACGATAAAACACTTTCTGAGAGAAATAGAAAAAAGGTATCGATATACAAGGTGACAAATTACGATGAATTTAAGGATCATGATTTGCTAGAGTTATTAAAAGCTGTTCCTGTATATAACGAAGAATTGAATATACATGAGAAAGTAGCTGCTGTGAAGTAATAAATGGTTAAAAATTTTAAAAGCACAATATAGAAATACTTTAATTTTTGCAAAAAATAAACATGCATATCACCAGGTTCACTGGGGAAAATAAAGTTGAGGTGATAGCATATGAAAAAGATTGGAGTAGAAAGTGGATTATCTGCAATAGCAGATTATCTAAAGAATGAAGGATATTCAGTAGAACTTTTAGGTGGAAATCTTGAGAATAATGCTGCAAAATGCGATAGCTTTGATGCAGTTGTTACAGCAGATTATAATACCAACATGATGGGATTTTGCAATACATCAACAAAAACTCCTATTGTTAATGCCAGCGGTTTGACAAGAGAAGAAGTAAAAAATATGATTGAACAAAAAACAAGTAGATAATAGTTAAAAGCCTCCTTTGCTAAACTTCAATAAGATTTTATTGAAAGATAGCTTAGGAGGTTTATTTATATTATTCTTGAAATTATTCTAAAAATATATATACATATAGATGTTATGAGTGGGAAAAATAAAAAATGGATCTGAAGTTGTGATTTTATTAAGAAGAATATAAAAAAAGGAGATGCTTATTTATGAAGAGTAAACCAGATGATAGAAGAGATAATGTTGATAGAATTCAACAAAGCATAGACAATACAATTGAGAACATTCATGAGACAAATGAAATGATTGAAAATACTAATAGAGAAAAAAATAAAGACGATTTAAAGGCTAAAAATTGTAGAAGAGAAGCAGCACTAGATGAGTTTAAATCAGAAATTAAGGATGAAGCTAGGGCTAAAGAAAAAGGATACAAATAAACATTTTATTTTAAGAAGGGTGATTTATATAACCACCCTTTATTTGTTAATTAAATCCAAATACTTTTCTTGATAATGAATAACCTAATAGTATAATTTTTCTTCCAACAAAACCTTTAATTTGAATTAGTAGTCCTAAAAATGATTTATTTACTTCGAAGTATAATTTTCTGTTTTTGGAATGTAAATAAGACCAAAGTTCTCGTTTTTTGTTAAGACTCTGTTCTGTATTGTCCTTTATTAAGAGAACAGTACTAACAGTCATCATCATTACTAAGTATTTAACCATGTATTTGCGGAGTTTTTTGCAGTTTAAGAGCATAGGATTATAGCAGTCAATAAGTATTTTTGTTACTTTGATCTGCTGATCTATACGTTTAATCATTACTTTTTCATTAACGGATTGATCTTCTCTTCCAATGAAGTATCTGTATAAATCTACATCTAAATAGTACATTGTTTTTACATATGGAAGTGGCTTGTATACAAAAATATTATCCACATAAAATGTATGTTTAGGAAGATCTAAGTTGCACTCACGAAGAAGCTCTGTACGATAAATAACTGAGTGCATTAATATATTTTGGCTACTTTTAAGATGTCCTAAGCTGTCCCAGGTGAATATTTTTTCTTTTGGCATTGCACCTTTATAATTAATACTTCTAGATTTGTTAATACTGAAGTTTTCATACACATAATTTGAAATAAGCATATCCAGTGATTTAGAGTCTTTTATCATGTTCTTCAATACTTCAAGTACCTTTTTTAAACTAGCTTTATCAAACCAATCATCACTGTCTAAAACTTTAAAGTATACTCCCTTTGAATGTTTAAGACCAGTGTTTATTGCGTCGCCGTGACCGCCATTTTCTTTATGTATAACGCGTATTGTATTAGGATATTTTTTTTCGTATTCGTCAGCAATAATTGAAGTATTGTCCATAGAACCGTCGTTTACAATTAAAATTTCTAATTCCTCGTCTCCAATTAGCAGGGATTCTATGGCTCTGTCCATATATTCGGCTGAATTGTAACAAGGGATTACTACAGTAAGAACTTTCATTTATACCTCCTGATTGATAAATTTAAATGCTTTATAAAGCTGTAAATAATAAGATAATTGCCATGTTAATTCTGCCAATATTACGCCTCCGAAAACGTCTATTATAACATGCTGCTTTGTTGTTAAAGTTGAAACACATATCATAATTGCTATAAATAATGACAAGTAGCGATACCAGACAGGAATAGTTTTACAATTTCTAATTCCAGCAAAACAATACCAACTAACCAAGCAGTGGATAGATGGAAAGAGATTATTTGCTGCATCTACACTATACAAAAACTTAAGCATGTCCACAAAAATACCAGAGGAAACAATATGCGGTCTTATATTAGTTGTGGGATATACTATATATATAATACCACATATTAGTTTACCGAGTAAGTCAGCCATTATAAGGCGGTAACAAACATTCTTATTTACTTTGCTAATCAATATGTAATTAATAATCCAAAATATATAACTTCCCAAATAAATAACAGTAAAAATAGGTACAACTGGAATTTTATTATCCAAATAAGATGTTAAATTGTGAAAAACAGCATCCTTGTAAAATAGACGTGCACCTGAATACACTGAAAAATTAAAAATTACGCATAAAATTAAAGGTTTAATAGCATATTCTGGTATGTAGTTATATATTCTTTTCATCAACCTCATAATAGACTCCTCTTAAAATTATAAATATATTTGTATAATTGCTTAGTTTACATTTAAAAATATTCACTATAATATATATTACTAAATAACTTTAAGTATAATGTCTTATGTTATGTTTAGTCAAGATGCTATAATAAATATTAACTTAATTTTATCACTAAAAAGACAATAATTTGTATTTGTTTCCGTAATATTCATATGGAATTTATTAAATGTTTATAATTATGGTGGATTAGTCTATAATATAATAAGAGTATTATTTTATTGGAGGAAGCTATGGAAAATATAAAAGGTAAAAATAATTTGTATGAGCAATTTTTAAGATATTCCTACTGGGAATTAAAAGAGTTATTTAAAAAAGCAAAAACAAAAGAAGAACAGGATTTTTACATGATGCTCTCCGATATGGTATTGCAAAAAGAGCAGGAGAAGGTTATAGGAAAGCAGTAATGGCTACATATACTATATTTGCAGGGGTTAATGGTGTAGGTAAGACCTCAATATATGAGTCCATTTATTATAGAGAAAATAAGAATGAGAAAAGAATAAACACAGATGAAATGGTAGCGAAAATAGGCTCGTGGCATGATAATGCCCTCCAAATTAAATGTGCAAGACAAGCAGTAAGGCGTATAAATTGCTATATAAGGAATGATGTGTCCTTTAATCAAGAAACAACGCTTTCTGGTAAAAGTATTGTAAAACACATAAAAAAGGCTAAACAAAGAGGATTTTATATAATTATGAATTTTATTTGTGTAGATAATGTACAGATTGCAAAAGAGAGAGTTAAGCTTAGAGTTTTAAAAGGTGGACATGGAATAGAGGAAGATACCATAGAAAGACGATATTATAAATCACTAGAAAATTTAAAGAAAGTGTTCCATTTATGTAATGAAATAAACATATATGATAATACAGATAAATTTAAACATATAGCGTATGTATGCGATGGTGTAATTATATGGAAAAGAAGTTTCATTCCAGAGTGGAGTAGAGATATTTTAAAATAAAGCTGGCTTGATATTAGTTTATTAGGCTGGCTTTTGTTGTATATCAATAAATATTAATACACAAAATATAATTGCTAGAGACTATATTATAAGGGAGGAGTAAAAATTGAAAAATAACATAATTCAAATAGATAAGTTAGGGTTTCAGTGGAAAGGACATGATCCATTTTTATACTGTATGCACCATAAGGATGCATATCCAGAAGGCAATGATGAGATGGGACCAAGGGTTTCTTTAAGTGGAAGAGATCTTGGCGATGATTTTAGTTATAAAGACGGTTTTAGTATGTACCATGGTGCTTCTGTTCCAGGTTTTCCGAAGCATCCTCATAGAGGTTTTGAAACTGTGACAATTGTGCTTAAAGGATATGTTGATCATGCAGATTCAAGTGGTGCTTTAGGTCGTTATGGAGCTGGTGACGTACAGTGGCTCACATCAGGTAGAGGATGTAACCACTCTGAGATGTTTCCACTTTTAAACACAGAAGAAGATAATCCTTTAGAATTATTTCAAATATGGCTAAACCTCCCAAGTAAAGATAAGTTTGTAGAGCCTCACTATAAGATGCTTTGGGCTGAGGAAATTCCAGTTATAGAGTTGAAGGATACTAATAAAAAAATAAGTACTATGCGAATTATTTCAGGTTCATATAATAATATTAAAAGTTTGCAGCCGTCGCCAAACTCCTGGGCAAAGGATGAAAATAATAATGTAAATATATTTGTTATCAGTATGGAAGCTGGTGCTTTACTTGAACTTCCTAGAATATCTTCTACATTAAACAGAACGCTTTATTATTATTCTGGTAATGGTATAAATATCAGTGAAACTAGTATTGACGTTTTAAGCGGTGTAAGACTTAAGGGAGACGAAGTCATAAAAATAGAAAATGGATTAAAAGAAAGTAAGCTGCTGCTTTTAGAAGGAGAACCAATAGGAGAGCCTGTTAAAAGTTATGGGCCATTTGTTATGAATACAGAAGAAGAAATTGAAGAAGCTTTTTCTGATTACAGGGAAACTGGTTTTGGAGGATGGCAGTGGCAAAGAGATGATGTAGTTCATCAAAGAAATAAAGGCAGATTTGCTGAGTATCCTGACGGTACAGTTGAATATAGATAAGAATAGGAAAGGGCAAGTTTGCTCTTTTTTATTTTGGCTATGTTTTAAATCAGTGTTGAAAATAGATATATATTAGAAAAATAGGTTATAATATTAGATAGAATAGTGTTTAGGAGGTAGAATTATGCCAAATGTGAAGTCTATATTAAATCATATTGAAAAGTTACCATTACAGCAGAAAGAACAAATACTATCAACTTTAGAAGAAATTCTTGTCCTAGGTTCACAAGTAAGCCAAGTAGAACAAGAAGTTAAAGAATTTAGATTTTCCAAGGGGAAAGTATGCCCAATTTGTGGTTCTGAAACTATATCAAGAAATAGCAAGTATAATGGTAAACAAGGATATATCTGCAAGTCTTGTAAAAAGTCCTTTACTGACTTCACTAATTCTGCAACCTATAAAAGTAAGAAAACATTAGATAAGTGGCTTAAATATGCTAAGTGCATGGTTAATGGATATTCTATCAGGAAGAGTGCTAAAGTTGTAGAAATTAATATAGCAACAAGTTTCTTTTGGAGACATAAAATTCTTGATTGTGTAAGCACATTTTAGGCAAGGGGTATGTTGATGGTGTTATTGAAGCAGATGAAGTATTCTTTACTGAAAGTTTTAAAGGTACAAAACCTTCTAATATGCCAAGACGCTCTCGTAAAATCGGCAAACAAGTTAAGAAAAGTGGTATATCAAAGGAACAAGTCTGTATTACTACTGCTATTGATAGACAAGGTAATTTAATTATGGAATTAGCATGTAAAGGTAGAATTACCTCTAAGGAATTAGAAAAATTATATGATGGACATATAAGCAATGAATCTATACTTTGTACTGATAGTCGTAAAAGTTATATACAATTTGCAAATGATTTATCATTAGAACACAAACGTATAAAAAGAGGTAAACATAAGGAAGGACTATATCATATTCAACATATTAATGTTCTACACAGTAATTTAAGGAAATGGATGAATAGGTTTAATGGTGCTGCAACAAAATATATTAGTAACTATATTAAGTGGTTCAAATGGCTTCAAATATTTGATACACATAAAGAAATAATAAAGGCTAAAAACTTTATAGTTCAAAGCAATGTAGCACATGCATATATCAAAGTAAAAGACTTAAAATATAGAGAGCCAATATGTGTATAACATATGTAATATTTTGTAAATGATGCAATAATAAGTGCTATTAACAACTATAATTAGATTGAATTTTATAAATATGGAGGTTTATAGATGTACAACAATAGAAAATTAGTTCTATATATTGCAACAAGTTTAGATGGTTACATAGCGACAGAAGATGATTCCTTGGAATGGTTGTTTAAAACTGAAGGCGAAGGAGATAATGGATATTTTGAATTCTACAATACAGTTGATACTATTCTAATTGGTAGAAGAACTTATGATTGGATTATTGAAAAAGAAAAAGGTAAATTTCCTTATAAGAATAAAAAGTGTTATGTATTTTCTAAATCAGAAAAAGGTAAAAATGAAAATGTAGAATTTATTAATCAAGATGTAGTGGAATTTACAAATAAAATCAAAAGACTGGATGGAGGAAACATATGGCTTGTTGGCGGTGGTGTTCTTCTAAATTCTTTTATTAAAGAAAGGTTAGTTGACGAATTTATTATTACTATATCACCTACACTAATAGGTCATGGAATACCTTTATTTAAAAAAAATGATTTTGAGTTAGAACTAAAGTTAAAGGGGATAAGGAGATTTAATCAATTTGTTGAACTCCATTACGAGGTGAAATAAAACAATTGATATTTAGTTCATAAATTTCTTATAGTGAGTATTATAGGTGGACAATCCTACCTATAATTTTTTTAGGCTATATTTCAATACTATATTAAAACATAGCTTTTATTTTAAATAAACCGTTATATAAGATTAAGGTGCAATTTAATTTAGTGCTTGAAGTGATTGTGTAGAATAACTATAATTGGATAATAAGATAGTTTTATGACATTGAAAGGAGCGTCTTAAGATATGATTTCTAAAGATATACTAAAGAATAAAGAATATGATTTTATTAAAACTAATAAGCACCTAGGAAAAAATATTATACTTTTAGGCTTGTCTGGAAGTTACTCTTATGGAACTAATAATGAAAATAGTGATATAGATGTAAGAGGAGTAGCATTAAATAGAAAGTCAGATTTAATAGGAATGACATCCTTTGAGCAGTATGTTGATGATAATACAGATACCTGCATATATGCGTTTAATAAAATAATAAATCTTTTGTTAAACTGCAATCCAAATACAATTGAATTACTCGGATTAAATAAAGAACACTACTTATACTTAAATGAAATTGGGCAGGAATTGTTAAATAATAAGAAAATATTTTTATCAAAGAGGGCTATTCACTCATTTGGTGGATATGCAACAGCACAATTAAGAAGACTTCAAAACGCACTAGCAAGAGATTCTTATCCAAAGGAAGAGAAAGAGAAGCACATATTCAATTCAGTGAAAAATGCAGTACATGATTTCTCAAAGAGATATAGTAGTTTTGATGAGGGTTCTCTTAAAATTTACCTTGATAAGTCAAATCAGCCGGGATTTGATTTAGAAATATACTTGGATGCAAATTTAAAGCACTATCCCTTAAGAGATTACAAAAACATATGGGCAGAGATGAGTAATATAGTTAAGGATTATGATAAAATTGGAAAACGCAATAAAAAGAAGGATGATAATCATCTCAATAAACATGCTATGCATTTAATAAGACTGTTTATGATGGCTATTGATATTTTGGAAAAAGGGGAAATTAATACATATAGAGTACATGAAAAAGAATTGCTTTTAAATATACGAAATGGCAAATTTCAAAAGGAAGATGGCAATTTTAGCGATGATTTTTACAGCTTGCTTAAGGAGTATGAAAATAGACTTACTTATGCAGCAAATAACACAAGCCTTCCCGAGGAACCTAACATGACTAAAGTAGAGGAATTTGTAATGAGTGTCAACGAAAGGGTGGTTAAAGATGAAATATAATGATTTTGAAGGTACTATAGAAGAGTTAGTTAATATGAAGCTGGACGAAATAGAAAAAAAGGAAAATGTTAAGATACTTCATGCAGTGGAGTCTGGAAGTAGGGCATGGGGCTTTGCCTCACCAGATAGCGATTATGATGTTAGATTTATATATGTTCGTCCTAGAGAATACTATCTTAGGCTTGAGGATACAAAGGATATAATTGATTGGGAGCTTAATGAGACGCTTGATATAAATGGGTGGGATTTGAATAAAGCACTTCGTTTATTTCATAAGTCAAACTCTACTTTATTTGAATGGGCCAATTCACCAGTGGTTTATAGAACAACACCTAAGTGGAAGGAAATTTACTCTGAAGCTGAAAAGTATTTTTCTATGAAAGCTTCTATGTATCACTATTATGGAACTGCAAAAAGCAACTTTCATAAGTTTTTAGAAGATGACTATGTAAAATACAAAAAGTATTTCTATGTAATAAGACCACTTCTTGCTTTAAAATGGATTGAGGAAAAGTCATGTCCACCGCCAGTGTTATTTAGCACTTTAATGGAGAGTATGCTTAATGGAGAGATGAGGCTACTAGTGAATGAACTTCTTGAGATGAAGAAAACTATGAAGGAATCCGATAAGGGAAAGCGCGTTGATAAGTTAAATGAGTATATTGAAAATGAGCTTACTTATTATAAAGATGAAATTGTAAGGAGAGAAGACGATAGAAAAGCAGAGTGGGACGAGCTTAATGAGGTCTTTATGAAGAATATATTGTAAATTTTTAATAGAAGGAATAAAAGGATTATGATATAAATCATGGTCCTTTTAATTTGCGTTTAAGATTAATAATACAGTTACAAATAGATTTAGATAAAATTGATTATTATTGTAGCAAATCACTCAGAGATTGATCATAGCGGCATTCTTTTTTCTACAGCAGCTATACTGGAAATGATAAGAGGGCTTGAATTTAAAGATAAAAAGGCAGCTGCATTTGGAAGGTATGGATGGGGCGGTGAATCAGTTAAAATAATTACAGAGTGGCTAAAGAAAGCATGCTTTGAAATAATAGATGACGAAATAAGAGAACTGCGGAAGCCTGATAAAAAAGGGAGATTTAAATTAATAGTGAAAATAAAAAAATGTTTAAATCTAGTAAACTTGAATATTTCTGTGGATAGAAGACGTGGAGTAAAATCTACGGCTTTTTATTAGAATTATTCTGCTGGATTTTGTTAAAAATATTCTGCAAAGACATAGAATGTTGTTTGAGTGATAGATGCTGTTGAAAATAATGAAAGGTATTGAAGATGTAAAAGTAAATATAAATTAGAAAGATGCTGTGTGGAAAATCCGAGTGTTAAGGATACAGAAAGGTAGTTGCAAATTTCAACTAGTAATTTATATACTTATGTTGGATATTTTCTATAAATTGTCATGTGAAATAATAAAATTAAGTTGAAGTATAACAATTGTTTGAAAATGCAAAGATTAAATTAGAATTAGATTTTGTAGGATATATTTTAATTATAGAATTTTACTAAAAATTATATTGAGAGTTTTGCAATTAACAAATGGATAATTAAATGATAAGATAATAAGTATAAATAGGCAAATGAAAAAATGATAGGATTATATTGATAATTATATATCATGAATGCCTAGGAATCTATTATATAAAGAGGATTTTATTATGTATATATCAGATGAAGAAATATATATGTTTCAATGTTTTTTACTTGATTGGTATGATAAAAATAAAAGAAATTTTCCATGGAGATATACATTTGACCCATATAAGGTTTTAGTTTCCGAGATATTATTGCAACAAACAAACGTTGATAAGGTTGTTGAGCCTTATTTTAGAATAATTAATAAATATAAAAATATACATGAACTTGCAGAAAGCGAAGATGTTTTTTTAAAGAATGTATTTAAAGGCATAGGTTTATTTTATAGAGCTGACAGATTAAAAAACATAGCAGGTAATATAGTTAATTATAATAAAAAAGTGATTCCTGATAAATGGGATGAATTGATAAAGATAAAGGGTATAGGATACTATATATGCAGTGCCTTATTGTGTTTCGGTTTTAATAAACCGTATGCTGTTTTAGATACTAATGTAATAAGAATATTTGAAAGAATATTTGATATTAAATCTGAAAAGAAAAGACCTAGAGATGATATTAAATTATTTGAATTTGCACAATTACTTATACCCGAAGATAGGTATGTGGACTACAATTATGCTATTCTAGACTTTGGAGCATGTATCTGTACAATGTATAACCCAAAATGTAGTCAATGCATTTTTAGATTTAATTGTGAAAATATTTGACTTGCTTGGGATATGCAGCAGTAAATGTTAAAAAATGAACTGCTAAAAGTGATACTTTAGATGAGTATGAAAACATGTGATATAATTTTCCTTTAAATGGAGGAGGATCTGATGAAATTATAGATAATTTGGGAATAGAAATTTTTAATGGAGAGCTTAAGAAAGATTTGGTAAAAGAAATAAATCTCGTAGGTGGAATAAAAATACTTGATATAATTAGAATCACACTTAAAAGTTTATAGTTTGGAGTTAAAAAAGATACCATTATAATAAAAAGTAAAGTAAAAGAGAGGTTAGTTGAAAATAAGAAATTTAGATAATAGAATAAATACAGTAAAAGAAAAAATGGTACATAGTTGTTTTTTATTAGTTAAAACATAAGTTTTGCTTCGAATAAAAATCTCAAAGTTATAGTATAGTTTTTGATGAACTTGACAAATAGTACATTTTAAGATTATATTTTATTTAAAGTGATTTCATTGAATATTAATGATATAATAAAAAAGATTGTAGTGTATACCAAGCTGCAATTTTTTTTGTATAATTTAGGAGAATATATTACTAAAAGGAGAGAAGTTTCAAATGCACACTCATAAATTTACTGTAGGAAGTCTGTTTGCAGGGGTTGGAGGAATCTGTTTGGGATTCAAAACAGCAGAGTATAGAGGACTGGGATATAATCTTATATGGGCAAATGAAATAGATGAATATGCAGGAGAAACATATAGGCATAATTTTGACCATAATTTAATAGCTGGTGATATTGAAAAGATAGTAGACTTGAATATAATTCAAAGTGAGCAAAATAGATATATAAATATCATGAATGAAGTTGCTACTGATGAAGAAAGGATAAAGTATAAGGTTCTGATAGAAAAATGTGAGGAAGAGAAGCAAATATACAGAGAAAAGCAAAAACAAATTTTAAGTTCGAAAATAGATGTATTAAATGGTGGATTTCCGTGCCAGGCGTTTAGTATAGCAGGAGAGCAAAAGGGATTTGATGACCATAGAGGAAACTTGTTTATAAGCATTATAAAATTAATTAGATTACTTGATTCGGTTCATGGAAAACCAAGAGTATTATTTTTAGAAAATGTTAAAAATTTGATGTCACATGATGGTGGAAGAACATATAAAGTTATAAAATCAAAACTTGAAAAAGAAGGATATATAATAAAAGAAAAGGTATTAAATACAATGGATTTTTCTCATTTACCCCAGAATAGAGAGAGAATATATATAGTTGGATTTTTAAATAAAAAAGATGCTGAAAAGTTCACTATGTTTGATAATATAGGGGAGTTTTATATCAATAAAACAGTTGATGAAAGAGTGAGAGATATTAAGAAAGTTATCGATTATACGTTAACTAAAAATACTGGAGATAAGTATTATTATACAAAAGAAAAATATCCTAAATATTTTATTACAGAAGAAGAGTATGATAAAATTCCAGAAAGTTATAGAAAAGATGTAAGAATAAATTTGGATGAATCAATAACAGAAGAATATCAATTTTATCAACTTAGAAGAGGAATGTATGTTAGAAAAAATATGAGTAATGTATGTCCAACGTTAACGGCTAACATGGGAACTGGTGGACACAATGTACCATTAATTAAAGTAAAGGATGGAATTAGAAAACTTACGCCTAAAGAAACTTTTAAACTTCAAGGCTTTCCTGTTGGTAA is from Clostridium acetobutylicum ATCC 824 and encodes:
- the dcm gene encoding DNA (cytosine-5-)-methyltransferase, yielding MHTHKFTVGSLFAGVGGICLGFKTAEYRGLGYNLIWANEIDEYAGETYRHNFDHNLIAGDIEKIVDLNIIQSEQNRYINIMNEVATDEERIKYKVLIEKCEEEKQIYREKQKQILSSKIDVLNGGFPCQAFSIAGEQKGFDDHRGNLFISIIKLIRLLDSVHGKPRVLFLENVKNLMSHDGGRTYKVIKSKLEKEGYIIKEKVLNTMDFSHLPQNRERIYIVGFLNKKDAEKFTMFDNIGEFYINKTVDERVRDIKKVIDYTLTKNTGDKYYYTKEKYPKYFITEEEYDKIPESYRKDVRINLDESITEEYQFYQLRRGMYVRKNMSNVCPTLTANMGTGGHNVPLIKVKDGIRKLTPKETFKLQGFPVGNGYELPTKYINRPYPESRLYKQAGNAVSVPIIRLIAEQILRVLEE